A genome region from Pseudanabaena sp. Chao 1811 includes the following:
- the thiD gene encoding bifunctional hydroxymethylpyrimidine kinase/phosphomethylpyrimidine kinase codes for MSSFNTSQIPIAMTIAGSDSGGGAGIQADLRTFAFHCVHGTSVLTCITAQNTQGVTRVDAMPTEAVTAQFEAVMIDMRVGAIKTGMLLNQEIIKTVAKKLVAFGFGNVVVDPVMVSRAGAQLLDDDAVKTIREQLIPLAAIATPNRYEAQILADMEIHTLEDMQTSAQKIYKLGARSVLVKGGGFTNELKGIDVWFDGDHLEVLQTEVIDTPHTHGTGCTLSAAIAANLALGKPRFQAVLDAKNYVTEALKYSLAIGQGQGPVGHFYPLLKPSIQ; via the coding sequence ATGAGTAGTTTTAACACTTCACAAATACCAATCGCAATGACGATCGCTGGTTCGGATAGTGGTGGTGGTGCAGGGATACAGGCTGACCTCCGCACCTTTGCCTTTCATTGTGTGCATGGAACCAGCGTACTCACCTGCATCACTGCCCAAAATACACAGGGTGTAACGCGAGTGGATGCCATGCCAACCGAAGCAGTAACAGCTCAATTTGAAGCGGTGATGATTGATATGCGAGTGGGGGCAATCAAAACGGGAATGCTGCTCAATCAAGAGATTATTAAAACCGTTGCTAAGAAATTAGTTGCCTTTGGCTTTGGGAATGTGGTGGTTGATCCAGTGATGGTGTCACGGGCGGGAGCGCAATTATTAGATGATGATGCAGTGAAAACGATCCGTGAGCAGTTAATTCCTCTTGCAGCGATCGCTACGCCTAACCGCTATGAAGCCCAAATTCTGGCAGATATGGAAATTCATACGCTGGAAGATATGCAAACATCGGCTCAGAAAATTTATAAATTGGGAGCGCGATCAGTTCTCGTCAAGGGTGGTGGCTTTACCAACGAACTAAAGGGAATTGATGTGTGGTTTGATGGCGATCACCTTGAGGTTTTACAGACAGAAGTAATTGATACCCCCCATACCCATGGTACTGGCTGTACTTTGTCCGCCGCGATCGCTGCAAATTTAGCTCTAGGGAAACCACGGTTTCAAGCAGTACTAGACGCAAAGAACTATGTTACTGAAGCTTTGAAATATTCTTTAGCGATCGGGCAAGGACAGGGACCAGTTGGACATTTCTATCCATTACTGAAGCCTAGTATCCAATAG
- a CDS encoding HepT-like ribonuclease domain-containing protein has translation MQRDPAYLLDIATVCSNIAELMEGATKQQFLTEKRIHFSVVYEIAILGEIVKHLSPEFRETHPEIPWKQIAGMRDKLIHDYNQVDLNLTWQVANSQIPNLLEFILPLLPTEDNAELL, from the coding sequence ATGCAACGAGATCCAGCCTATCTGCTTGATATTGCCACAGTCTGTTCTAATATTGCTGAACTGATGGAAGGAGCTACCAAGCAACAATTTTTAACCGAAAAGCGCATTCACTTTTCGGTTGTATACGAAATTGCGATTTTGGGAGAAATTGTCAAACACCTATCACCAGAATTTCGAGAGACCCACCCAGAAATACCGTGGAAGCAAATCGCGGGAATGCGCGATAAACTAATACACGATTATAATCAAGTTGACTTGAACCTAACTTGGCAAGTCGCAAACTCACAAATCCCTAATCTTCTAGAATTTATCCTACCGCTTTTACCAACAGAAGATAATGCAGAACTTTTATGA
- a CDS encoding nucleotidyltransferase family protein — MNTCLVKNINLPMPQIVEFCDHWQIVEFALFGSVLRDDFRSDSDIDCLVVFAPESQNSLLDLVTMEWQLEDIFHRKVDLVSKQAVIDSPNWIRRKAILNTAQVIYATRSSLSA; from the coding sequence ATGAACACCTGTTTAGTTAAAAATATTAATCTACCAATGCCACAGATTGTCGAATTTTGCGATCACTGGCAGATTGTCGAATTTGCCCTCTTTGGTTCCGTCCTGCGCGATGACTTTCGCTCCGATAGTGACATCGACTGTCTGGTCGTATTTGCACCTGAATCACAAAATAGCCTTCTAGATTTGGTGACAATGGAATGGCAACTAGAAGATATATTTCATCGCAAAGTTGACTTAGTTAGCAAGCAAGCCGTTATAGACAGCCCAAACTGGATTCGACGCAAAGCAATTTTAAATACTGCACAGGTGATTTATGCAACGAGATCCAGCCTATCTGCTTGA
- a CDS encoding HepT-like ribonuclease domain-containing protein, with translation MSRDQEAIIDITESIKLILQYVKGIDQDALAVNYEKQDAILRRITIIGEATKRLSPEFRQKHSDIPWKKIAGMRDVITHDYDEVDPTEIWTVITENIPELLKYLENL, from the coding sequence ATGTCGCGTGATCAAGAAGCAATTATTGATATCACAGAATCTATCAAACTGATTTTGCAGTATGTGAAAGGAATAGATCAGGATGCGCTAGCCGTCAATTATGAAAAGCAAGACGCTATTTTGCGGCGTATTACTATCATTGGTGAGGCAACTAAACGATTATCTCCAGAATTTAGGCAAAAACATTCCGATATACCTTGGAAGAAAATAGCAGGAATGCGAGATGTAATTACCCATGACTACGATGAAGTTGACCCAACCGAAATTTGGACAGTCATCACAGAAAATATCCCTGAACTGTTGAAATACTTAGAAAATTTGTAG
- a CDS encoding nucleotidyltransferase family protein, whose translation MYSQISNPKIYNRLGISSQQLTQFCQKWKVAELALFGSILRDDFREDSDIDLLVSYQPNAKRGLFEKITMKEELEIMLNRKVDLVSKQAIIQSHNWLRRKNILESAEVIYVA comes from the coding sequence ATGTATAGCCAAATATCAAACCCTAAAATCTATAATCGTCTTGGTATTTCTAGCCAACAACTTACTCAATTTTGTCAAAAATGGAAAGTTGCTGAACTAGCATTATTTGGTTCAATCCTGCGAGATGACTTTCGCGAAGATAGCGATATAGATTTATTAGTTTCCTATCAACCTAATGCTAAACGCGGTCTATTTGAAAAAATTACCATGAAAGAAGAACTGGAAATAATGTTAAATCGTAAAGTTGACCTAGTTAGCAAACAAGCCATTATCCAAAGTCATAACTGGCTAAGACGCAAAAATATCCTTGAATCTGCCGAGGTAATTTATGTCGCGTGA